The genomic segment TCAAACCACTCTAGCCAAGCAGACAGTGGTATGTCAGATGGTACTTCGTCCTCCCATGCCCGTTCCCAGAGTGTAGTCAGTTCAATCTTCTCTGAGGCCTGGAAAAGAGGGACGCAAATCGAAGAGAGCACAAAGGTGAGCCATCCTCTTGTCTCTGGAAAGATATATCTCTTTATATGGGCACTTGATAAAACACCACAGAGTAAAGGCCTTTTCACACTGAACTTGAAAATTTGGCGTGAATGTTCGCCATGATGACGCTTTTAAAATAAACAGTAGATCCTGTGGAGCTATTCACACCAGGCACAATCATTCGTGGTGCAAAAAAGCAAGGATTCTTTTTTTCATCCTGTGTGTCAGATTTTTTCCCCTTTCACTCCGTGACGAAATGAGCCGTCCAATTAGATCATGTGCCCGGAGCAGCTGCTGTTGCCCAAAAGGGTGAGAGTGGTAGTGCTGTTCTGTAAACCAATGTaaataaacactgaaatattCAGAGAGAAGAGGATATTGAGTTCTTGTAATCATTTGGTTTCTGAGAACAGATCTATTCTCAATTTCTTTATACAGAATATAATTTCTATTAATTCTCCACTGAATTCTAATTCTGTTTTCTTCCACGTGTGAGAGTGTTATTCGTCAGAGCGTGGTCACTCGAGATAATATCTCCTGtcattacatacaaaaaaaaaatgagagaaaCATTTTTCTATAcgtatttttctgactataagtcgcacctgagtataagtcgcatcagtccaataatacgtcatgatgaggaaaaaaacatatataagtcgcactggactataagtcgcatttatttaaaaccaagagaaaacattacctgtagacggtaatgttttctattggttcatttctcttgtttcatttctctctgttcatgtcaaattattttttttttattttgtagcttgatgctaattataccttttatttatattttagaatgtattcTTATTAGGATTATAAATTGTATGTGTTTCTGGTGTAGAACCAAACTTaacttaatttaatgatgtatattgagcagcagatcatatatgtgaccctggaccacaaaaccagtcataaggataaatttttcgaaattgagatttatacataatatgaaagctaaataaattagCTTTTTGTTAGGATAGAACAATATTTGGACGAGATACAACTATTCAAAAATCTGGAAACTAAGGGTgcaaagaaatctaaatattgagaaaatcgcctttaaagttgtccaaattaagttcttagcaatgcatattgctaatcaaaaaataagttttcatatatttacagtaggaaatttgcaaaatatcttcatggaacatgatctttacttaatatcctaatgatttttggcataaacgaaaaatctataattttgacccatacaatgtatttttggctattgctacaaatatacaccagcggcataagactggttttgtggtcaagtgGAGGAAAAATGTATTGCTGGTCGGCACCACCTAGCATACAGGCATGAATTAACAGAAGCTCAATCATTTCGTGCTCTGTGTGAAAGCACTGTTCGTTGGCAATTCGCCTCACTTTTTCATAACGCGCTCACTGTGAAACTGCCTTAGGATGAAGCACACTAAAGACctaaagaaaattaaattaagaaataacatattcttatttattgttgttttttatgtttgtttaggCAAGGCCAGAATCAATGCGTTCTACCCATTCAAGCCATAGCAGCCATTCTTCTCATCATGTGCCTCAACAGCAGCATCCACACCCAGTGCCACAGCCACATCCACATTCAATTCCACAGTCACGTGGAAGTGTCACCCAGGCACTGGCACAGGCACCAATACAGACACCGATACAGGCACCGGCACAAATACCACCCCAGGCAACTCCACCCCCACCAcctcctccaccaccaccacctcctccaccccCCCCTCCTCCTATTTCCAGTATCCCCTACCATGCCACACCTACCATGTTTGCCAAATACAGCACTATCACTCGGCTGCAGAATGCCTCTCAGGCCACAAGTCACCACAAGCCTCAGCCTCAAGTCCAGCAGCAAGTCCCACCGGCCTCCAAACAACAATCAAACAATATTCCACCAGGGGCTAACATACCACCCCCTCCTCCTCCACCGCCACCTGCCCCAGTGCCTCCACCTGGATCAGCCATGGCTGTTTTGAAGCTTGGTCCTCCAGCCCCAGCAACAGCTTTACAGTCCTCCCCTCCTCCTCCCCCCTCACCTCCAACTCCACCACCTCCTCCCATAATGCCCATGCAGTCACAGTATCTACCGCCTCCACCTCCCATAATGCCAATGCAGTCTCAGCCTCTACCGACTCCACCTCCCATAATGCCAATGCAGTCACAGCCTTTACCACCTCCTCCTCCCATAATGGCAATGCATTCACAGCCTTTACCACCTCCTCCACCCATAATGCCCATGCAGTCACAGCCTCTACCGCCTCCACCTCCCATAATGCCAATACAGTCACAGCCTTTACCACCTCCTCCAATAATGTCAATGCATTCACAGCCTTTACCACCTTCTCCACGCATAATACCGGTGCAGTCACAGCCTTTACCACCTCCTCCACCCATAGTGTCAATCCAGTCACAACCTCTGCCACCTCCTCCACCCCCTCTTCAGGCTAATGGCCTTCCCCCTCCTCCACCACCCTCGACAGTACAGGCACCTTTCATAACCAATGGACTCAAGAAGGTCCTTGCCCACAAATTTCCCAATGTCAACCAGGATATAATACCCCCAGCCAATCAGATCCtttctcctcctccccctccccctccaccACCGCTACCACCATCATCAGCACCTACACTCCCTCGCCAACAGCATATTGCTACAGCTCCAAATCCACCACCACCACATCCTCCACCACCTCCACCAGCCCCCATGCAGGTGCCAATTCAACCTGCAGTTTTGCCCAAAACTTTCACTGGTGGATTTCCACCCCAAACTGCACCAAAACCTTCGTATGGCATTCTTCCAGTATCCCCAGTAGCTCCAGCACCTCAAGCTCCAGCACCACCTCCCCCACCcccacctcctcctccacctccagcACCATTGAAGAACCAACCCCCACCTACACTTCCCAAGCAGCACAGCATCTCCAAGACACTACCTTTCTCCAACCAAACCTCCTCAGTGCCATCTCTGGTTAAGCAGCTTGCTAGCCAGTTTCCTGTTGCATCTCCTGCAATGACCAATCAAACTGAGTCTCAAAGTCACAAAGCTCCCCAGTCCCTACCTGCAGTGAAGGTTAAACCAAAATGGCAGCCTGTAGGTCAAGGCCAGCAGCAACAGAGGTCACATGAAtttccaccacctcctccagaGAATACCCTTGCCTTTCCTTCACCACCCCCTCCGCCGCCACCaccacctccacctcctcctccggGTACTACCccttctcctcctccacctcctccggGTActacccctcctcctcctccacctcctcctcctcctccgggtactacccctcctcctcctccacctcctcctcctccgggtACTacccctcctccacctcctcctcctccgggtactacccctcctcctcctccacctcctcctccaatGTCAGGCTCCCTTATCAGGAAGTCCCCTTCTAACTCATCTGCAAGTGTCAAGAAACCTCCATCGACAACTCAGTGCAACTCCAGTGCGATGTACAATGCCTCGGTGGAGTACCAGGAGTCCCGCATTAACT from the Carassius carassius chromosome 7, fCarCar2.1, whole genome shotgun sequence genome contains:
- the raph1b gene encoding ras-associated and pleckstrin homology domains-containing protein 1b isoform X7, which codes for MDVMTACWRGQEEQAAKAKAEKIRVALEKIKEAQVKKLVIRVHMSDESSKTMMVDERQTVRQVLDSLLDKSHCGYSPDWALVETIPELQMERIFEDHENLVENLLNWTRDSQNKLMFIERIEKYALFKNPQNYLLGRKETSEMADRNKEALLEECFCGSSVSVPEIEGVLWLKEDGKKSWKKRYFLLRASGIYFVPKGKAKASRDLVCFLQLDHVNVYYGQDYRSKYKAPTDYCLALKHPQIQKKSQYIKYLCCDDVRTLHQWVNGIRIAKYGKQLYVNYQEAMKRTEAAYDWSSLSSTSIKSGISSVSIPESQSNHSSQADSGMSDGTSSSHARSQSVVSSIFSEAWKRGTQIEESTKARPESMRSTHSSHSSHSSHHVPQQQHPHPVPQPHPHSIPQSRGSVTQALAQAPIQTPIQAPAQIPPQATPPPPPPPPPPPPPPPPPPISSIPYHATPTMFAKYSTITRLQNASQATSHHKPQPQVQQQVPPASKQQSNNIPPGANIPPPPPPPPPAPVPPPGSAMAVLKLGPPAPATALQSSPPPPPSPPTPPPPPIMPMQSQYLPPPPPIMPMQSQPLPTPPPIMPMQSQPLPPPPPIMAMHSQPLPPPPPIMPMQSQPLPPPPPIMPIQSQPLPPPPIMSMHSQPLPPSPRIIPVQSQPLPPPPPIVSIQSQPLPPPPPPLQANGLPPPPPPSTVQAPFITNGLKKVLAHKFPNVNQDIIPPANQILSPPPPPPPPPLPPSSAPTLPRQQHIATAPNPPPPHPPPPPPAPMQVPIQPAVLPKTFTGGFPPQTAPKPSYGILPVSPVAPAPQAPAPPPPPPPPPPPPAPLKNQPPPTLPKQHSISKTLPFSNQTSSVPSLVKQLASQFPVASPAMTNQTESQSHKAPQSLPAVKVKPKWQPVGQGQQQQRSHEFPPPPPENTLAFPSPPPPPPPPPPPPPPGTTPSPPPPPPGTTPPPPPPPPPPPGTTPPPPPPPPPPGTTPPPPPPPPGTTPPPPPPPPPMSGSLIRKSPSNSSASVKKPPSTTQCNSSAMYNASVEYQESRINLVSKFNPSSSLTSSSSSSPSKELSIGPRAPPKPGKLNLANLPLALQNKFNQNRQSTATFPSPPPPENDIFPPPPLESDLPPPPPLPGDPNGLSPKVAVVNPQPQPPWGKSSLKKTQPPASIRYNNTIRETPPLSPPCIQGSPIPPSSPKGTTQPNFMEDLNKTLKRKSSRVSGDKVDPVATMDDMALPPPPPELLNDQQRHSGSGFMSGNISGYATLRRGPPPAPPKRDHSTKLTN
- the raph1b gene encoding ras-associated and pleckstrin homology domains-containing protein 1b isoform X6; translated protein: MKCPQLSKPEAKAGRNRNSIFKTHKTFVHLQNMNEDIFHVLSSFSEHVSLRKANGKATRRHLDFTSQEGEVDQSTHSYLDRETSLILKNIAGKPSHLLTKEEQAAKAKAEKIRVALEKIKEAQVKKLVIRVHMSDESSKTMMVDERQTVRQVLDSLLDKSHCGYSPDWALVETIPELQMERIFEDHENLVENLLNWTRDSQNKLMFIERIEKYALFKNPQNYLLGRKETSEMADRNKEALLEECFCGSSVSVPEIEGVLWLKEDGKKSWKKRYFLLRASGIYFVPKGKAKASRDLVCFLQLDHVNVYYGQDYRSKYKAPTDYCLALKHPQIQKKSQYIKYLCCDDVRTLHQWVNGIRIAKYGKQLYVNYQEAMKRTEAAYDWSSLSSTSIKSGISSVSIPESQSNHSSQADSGMSDGTSSSHARSQSVVSSIFSEAWKRGTQIEESTKARPESMRSTHSSHSSHSSHHVPQQQHPHPVPQPHPHSIPQSRGSVTQALAQAPIQTPIQAPAQIPPQATPPPPPPPPPPPPPPPPPPISSIPYHATPTMFAKYSTITRLQNASQATSHHKPQPQVQQQVPPASKQQSNNIPPGANIPPPPPPPPPAPVPPPGSAMAVLKLGPPAPATALQSSPPPPPSPPTPPPPPIMPMQSQYLPPPPPIMPMQSQPLPTPPPIMPMQSQPLPPPPPIMAMHSQPLPPPPPIMPMQSQPLPPPPPIMPIQSQPLPPPPIMSMHSQPLPPSPRIIPVQSQPLPPPPPIVSIQSQPLPPPPPPLQANGLPPPPPPSTVQAPFITNGLKKVLAHKFPNVNQDIIPPANQILSPPPPPPPPPLPPSSAPTLPRQQHIATAPNPPPPHPPPPPPAPMQVPIQPAVLPKTFTGGFPPQTAPKPSYGILPVSPVAPAPQAPAPPPPPPPPPPPPAPLKNQPPPTLPKQHSISKTLPFSNQTSSVPSLVKQLASQFPVASPAMTNQTESQSHKAPQSLPAVKVKPKWQPVGQGQQQQRSHEFPPPPPENTLAFPSPPPPPPPPPPPPPPGTTPSPPPPPPGTTPPPPPPPPPPPGTTPPPPPPPPPPGTTPPPPPPPPGTTPPPPPPPPPMSGSLIRKSPSNSSASVKKPPSTTQCNSSAMYNASVEYQESRINLVSKFNPSSSLTSSSSSSPSKELSIGPRAPPKPGKLNLANLPLALQNKFNQNRQSTATFPSPPPPENDIFPPPPLESDLPPPPPLPGDPNGLSPKVAVVNPQPQPPWGKSSLKKTQPPASIRYNNTIRETPPLSPPCIQGSPIPPSSPKGTTQPNFMEDLNKTLKRKSSRVSGDKVDPVATMDDMALPPPPPELLNDQQRHSGSGFMSGNISGYATLRRGPPPAPPKRDHSTKLTN